In a genomic window of bacterium:
- a CDS encoding sigma-70 family RNA polymerase sigma factor: MNDDRHDRILLAKTAAQDEAAYRDLFERYYPRVFAFVNRRLGSPELAEEAVADTFFEVWRGATGFQAKSRVSTWILGIATFKCRETYRSQGRLKRSAVVSTPIEHLETVAGEMDPEARLVARDELRWAKYRIEELPEDQRKVVELSIVEGRSTDEVARRLRVSGGTVKSRLSRARKHLRAQTHSNGKEG, from the coding sequence GTGAACGACGATCGACATGACCGGATTCTGCTCGCCAAGACTGCGGCGCAAGACGAGGCGGCGTATCGCGACCTGTTCGAGCGTTACTACCCCCGCGTGTTTGCGTTCGTGAATCGGCGGTTGGGCAGCCCGGAGCTCGCCGAGGAGGCCGTTGCGGATACGTTCTTCGAAGTCTGGCGAGGTGCCACCGGTTTTCAGGCGAAATCCCGCGTGTCCACATGGATCCTTGGCATCGCAACCTTCAAGTGCCGGGAGACCTACCGCTCCCAGGGGCGGCTGAAGCGCTCAGCCGTGGTCTCGACACCGATCGAGCATCTGGAGACGGTCGCCGGAGAAATGGATCCGGAGGCGCGTCTCGTCGCCCGCGACGAACTGCGTTGGGCGAAGTACCGGATCGAGGAGCTTCCGGAAGACCAGCGCAAGGTCGTCGAGCTCTCGATCGTCGAAGGCCGCAGCACCGACGAAGTCGCCCGGCGCCTGCGGGTCTCCGGCGGCACGGTGAAATCTCGCCTCTCTCGCGCACGCAAGCATCTGCGCGCACAAACCCATTCGAACGGAAAGGAGGGCTGA